The DNA sequence CAATCGTCTTTATTACCTCAACTTCAGCAAAAAATGAAGTTGTCTCCTCAAATTATCCAATCAATTGAGATTTTACAGTTACCTTTATTGGCTCTTGTTGAACATGTACAGCAAGAGTTAGTAGACAATCCTGTACTTGAAGAGGTACTTGAAGAGAAAAAAGATGAGAACCTCAAGGAAGGAGATGAAACACCGGCCGATGATGCGAAAAGTGACGAATTTGATAAACTCGGTGAAATGGCTGATGATTGGCGTGATTATTACTCCCAAACTATAGTTCGGAGAAATAACCTCTCGGAAGAACGCGATCAGAAACAGGAGGCATTAGAGAACACCGCAGCCAAGCCAATGTCTCTCCATGATTATTTGATGGGGCAGCTCTCATTAATCGATTTCCCCAGCCATCTTGCAGAAGCCGCTGAAAACATTATCTATTCCATTGATAAATCCGGATATTTAGCCAGTCCTCTGGAAGAAATTGTGCAATCCCTTGAAAAGCCGCTTCCCGTTGAAGAGGTTAAGGAAGCCTTAAAAGTTGTACAATCGCTTGAACCACCCGGAGTTGGAGCCAGAAATTTGCAGGAGTGTCTCGTATTACAATTGGATAAACGAGATTCACATTACCAGTTAACGAAGGAATTGCTTCTTAATTATCTGGAAGATATTGAGATGAAAAAATATCCTGCCATAGCAAAAAAAACCGGACAGAGTTTAGACATCATAAAAAGACAGGTTGAATTTATCCGTACCCTAAATCCCAAACCTGGTTCTCTCTTTTGTGATGAAACTATTCCGTATGTAGTTCCGGAAGTAAAAGTAGAGTATATTGACGGGAAATATGAGGTATTTCTTATCGATAACACGAATTTGCCCCATTTACATATCAGTTCTTTTTATAAGAAATTCTTAAGTGAAAATGGCACGGATAATTCTACCTTGCAATATATACAAAAGAAAATTGAATCGGCAAAATGGCTTATTGATGCAATCGAACAGAGACGGAGCACGCTATACAAAGTAGCCTGCAAAATAGTAGAGATGCAAAAGGATTTTTTAGATGGGGGAATCCACCGGTTGCATACCCTGAAAATGCAGGATATCGCCGATGTTGTAGGAGTACATGTATCAACGGTAAGCCGCGCCATTGCTCATAAATATATTCAAACACCCCAAGGTATATTCGAAATGAAGTTTTTCTTTACCGGAGGTTTTCAGAACGTGGACGGATCGATGGAATCATGGGAAGCTATACGGCAAAAACTCTCCGAGATTGTTGCGAAAGAAAATAAATCAAATCCTTTGAGTGACGAAGAAGTCGCAGAAAAACTCCATGCCTCTGGTATAGCTATCGCCCGAAGAACCGTTACAAAATACCGGAGAATCATGAAGATACCATCATCAAGACAACGGAAGGAATATTAGATGAAACGAAAAATTCCCGGAGCAAGTATTATTCTTTCAAGTATATCTCTATCAATGGTTCTATCCTCTATCGGTTGTACTGCATATCACAGCAAAAAACATCTTGATACCATGAAGAAAGATTTAAATGCTGCACATGAGGATGTTGATACAATATTGGGTATAGATGAACCCTCCCCGCTCGTAGAAGAAAAATAGTACCGCAAAATGGTATTCTTCACTCTTAATACATGTATCCATTGAATAGGATAGGAATGGATTTCGATCTCATAATAAAAAAGGGGACGGTAATCGATGGAACTGGAATGCCAAGAAGTACGATAGATATTGGTATCAAGGACGATAAGATCGTTTCTCTCGATAAGCATATTCCTGATAGTAATTGCCCTACCATCTGTGCAGAAGAGATGATCGTTACTCCCGGATTTATTGATATTCATTCCCATAGCGATTTCTTATGGATTGCTCATCCTGAAAGTACCAGCAAAATACTTGATGGGGTAACTACAGAGATATGCGGAAACTGTGGTTTATCCGCCTTCCCGTTACGAGGAAAAGTACTGGAAAGGCGGTCACAAGGACTAGCAAAATACGATATCCCAATTACATGGCAGTCCGCCGCAGAATTTTATGCTATGGCAGAAAATATACAAAGTTCCATAAACAGGGCTTTTCTCGTCGGTCATGGTAATATAAGGGCATGTGCTTTCGAATATGAAGATAGAAGTCCCCATCCACACGAATTCCATGCTATGAGGAAAGATTTAGAAGAAGCTATGAAGGCCGGGGCTTTCGGTATGTCCAGCGGTCTTATCTATCCCCCCGGTTGTTACTCAACAGAAGATGAATTATCAGAATTGTGTAAAGTAGTAGGAGATTACGGTGGTTTGTATGCAACCCATATACGAAATGAAGGAGATACACTTGAAGAAGCCATTGCAGAAGCCATCCGAATAGCAAACCGCTCAGGGGCTAAATTGCAAATATCACATCTCAAAACCTCCGGAAACCGTAATTGGCATAAGATCAAAAATATAAAAATGATACTTGAACGTGCCATCGATGAAGGGATCGATGTCACCTGCGACCGTTACCCTTACATCGCCGCTGCTACAGACCTGGATGTCATCTTACCTCATTGGGTCTATGAGGGTGGCACAGAAAAACAGATACAGAGATTAAAGAATACACAGGCCAGAAAACAAATCGAGGAAGAACTATCCCATGTGTATGACGATAATTTTTGGAATGGGATCGTAATCTCGTCTGTCTATTATGATAAAAATAAGTGGATGGAAGGTAAAAGAATCTCAGAAATTGCAATGAACCTCACCACCACTCCTTTCGATGTAGTTTTTAACTTGCTTATAGAAGAGGATACAAGGGTTGATATTTTTTTATTCAGTATGTGTGAAGA is a window from the Candidatus Jettenia sp. genome containing:
- the rpoN gene encoding RNA polymerase factor sigma-54; its protein translation is MKMQSSLLPQLQQKMKLSPQIIQSIEILQLPLLALVEHVQQELVDNPVLEEVLEEKKDENLKEGDETPADDAKSDEFDKLGEMADDWRDYYSQTIVRRNNLSEERDQKQEALENTAAKPMSLHDYLMGQLSLIDFPSHLAEAAENIIYSIDKSGYLASPLEEIVQSLEKPLPVEEVKEALKVVQSLEPPGVGARNLQECLVLQLDKRDSHYQLTKELLLNYLEDIEMKKYPAIAKKTGQSLDIIKRQVEFIRTLNPKPGSLFCDETIPYVVPEVKVEYIDGKYEVFLIDNTNLPHLHISSFYKKFLSENGTDNSTLQYIQKKIESAKWLIDAIEQRRSTLYKVACKIVEMQKDFLDGGIHRLHTLKMQDIADVVGVHVSTVSRAIAHKYIQTPQGIFEMKFFFTGGFQNVDGSMESWEAIRQKLSEIVAKENKSNPLSDEEVAEKLHASGIAIARRTVTKYRRIMKIPSSRQRKEY
- a CDS encoding D-aminoacylase, which translates into the protein MDFDLIIKKGTVIDGTGMPRSTIDIGIKDDKIVSLDKHIPDSNCPTICAEEMIVTPGFIDIHSHSDFLWIAHPESTSKILDGVTTEICGNCGLSAFPLRGKVLERRSQGLAKYDIPITWQSAAEFYAMAENIQSSINRAFLVGHGNIRACAFEYEDRSPHPHEFHAMRKDLEEAMKAGAFGMSSGLIYPPGCYSTEDELSELCKVVGDYGGLYATHIRNEGDTLEEAIAEAIRIANRSGAKLQISHLKTSGNRNWHKIKNIKMILERAIDEGIDVTCDRYPYIAAATDLDVILPHWVYEGGTEKQIQRLKNTQARKQIEEELSHVYDDNFWNGIVISSVYYDKNKWMEGKRISEIAMNLTTTPFDVVFNLLIEEDTRVDIFLFSMCEENLEKILSWDFVFIGSDSSVRADHGILSGGKPHPRSYGTFSRVLGRFCREKNLLSEEKAIRKMTGLPAQKVGLDKRGLIKKGYFADITIFDPARITDKSTYTKPHQYSEGITYVIVNGQVIVRNGRHTGVTNGRILRKS